From a single Couchioplanes caeruleus genomic region:
- a CDS encoding acyltransferase family protein, whose product MTRPGPADGWLPGGLGSSAAPAWDDDATQVITAVRAAPAPVASPEAAPAPAAPTAPAPAPAAPTEAAPATAAAKPRAGWADVAKGVCILLVVMWHVIMKHYLQIDWHLPAPIPGLWGTFGDQLLPLRMPVFFTISGLFAAAAVQRSWAVTARSRIAKFYYLYVIWFVVHTTVLAMVPSFETLAAHSALDVLEQVTITPTNLWYLVALALYFVVAKLSRDLPVAAVLVPAFLLSATASAGLLAAPGNRGQLYQNLFFFLAGLRLKPWVERWARTANLRMLLVGGAGYLVVMVALRQLGAKQWFGVWPVVSAMAVVVGIAAAVQLERLTRIGDLLAHLGRNTLPIYVMHMPLLALVHAALLRPFSSAGTPIQVLLALFLPLALTALLTGVCLTLNGWIRSAGGTWLFDLPSRKRPSAPAKPAAPVAPVAGPPVEASAEPVWDEQPTMVLPQVR is encoded by the coding sequence GTGACCCGGCCGGGGCCGGCCGACGGGTGGCTGCCCGGCGGCCTCGGCTCGTCCGCCGCCCCCGCGTGGGACGACGACGCGACCCAGGTGATCACCGCGGTGCGGGCGGCCCCGGCCCCGGTCGCGTCCCCGGAAGCGGCACCGGCCCCGGCTGCGCCCACGGCACCGGCCCCGGCTCCGGCTGCGCCCACGGAAGCGGCGCCGGCCACGGCCGCCGCCAAGCCGCGGGCCGGCTGGGCCGACGTGGCCAAGGGCGTCTGCATCCTGCTCGTGGTGATGTGGCACGTCATCATGAAGCACTACCTGCAGATCGACTGGCATCTGCCGGCCCCGATCCCGGGCCTGTGGGGCACCTTCGGCGACCAGCTGCTGCCGTTGCGCATGCCGGTCTTCTTCACGATCTCCGGCCTCTTCGCGGCGGCCGCGGTGCAGCGCTCCTGGGCGGTCACCGCCCGCAGCCGGATCGCGAAGTTCTACTACCTGTACGTGATCTGGTTCGTCGTGCACACCACGGTGCTGGCGATGGTGCCGAGCTTCGAGACGCTGGCCGCGCACAGCGCCCTCGACGTGCTCGAACAGGTGACCATCACGCCGACCAACCTGTGGTACCTGGTGGCGCTGGCCCTCTACTTCGTCGTCGCCAAGCTCAGCCGTGACCTGCCGGTGGCGGCCGTACTGGTGCCGGCGTTCCTGCTGTCCGCCACGGCGTCGGCCGGGCTGCTGGCGGCTCCGGGCAACCGCGGACAGCTTTACCAGAACCTGTTCTTCTTCCTCGCCGGGCTGCGGCTCAAGCCGTGGGTCGAGCGCTGGGCCCGTACGGCGAACCTGCGCATGCTGCTCGTCGGCGGCGCCGGCTACCTCGTGGTGATGGTGGCGCTGCGCCAGCTCGGCGCGAAGCAGTGGTTCGGGGTGTGGCCGGTGGTCAGCGCGATGGCCGTGGTCGTCGGCATCGCCGCGGCCGTCCAGCTGGAACGCCTGACCCGGATCGGCGACCTGCTGGCCCACCTGGGCCGCAACACGCTGCCGATCTACGTGATGCACATGCCGCTGCTGGCGCTGGTGCACGCGGCGCTGCTGCGGCCGTTCTCGTCGGCGGGCACGCCGATCCAGGTCCTGCTCGCGCTGTTCCTGCCGCTGGCGCTCACGGCGCTGCTCACCGGGGTGTGCCTGACCCTCAACGGCTGGATCCGCTCAGCGGGCGGCACCTGGCTGTTCGACCTGCCCTCCCGGAAGCGGCCGTCGGCGCCGGCCAAGCCCGCCGCACCCGTCGCACCGGTCGCCGGACCGCCCGTCGAAGCTTCCGCCGAGCCGGTGTGGGACGAGCAGCCGACGATGGTTCTCCCGCAGGTCAGGTGA
- a CDS encoding D-alanine--D-alanine ligase family protein — protein MIRVAVLFGGRSTEHDVSCRSAASVVQYLDRGRYEVVPVRITVEGEWIVGVDRATSAVDEAALREMTPEPDGWRPTIVESLFRALEALRHVDVVMPILHGPYGEDGTVQSVLELAGIPYVGSGVLASATSMDKEFTKKILAAEGIAVADGVVLRDDADEVTGADRAALGLPAFVKPARGGSSIGVSRVDDWAALPEAVEAARLCDTKVLVEAGVPGREIDVGVLELPDGRLLASPPLEIRVADDHGFFDYDAKYREGLTEFVIPADLDADTTAWLSAEAVRVFRTLGCSGLLRVDFFVEPGRSLTVNEVNTMPGLTAMSQFPRMWKAAGTPYPELLDLLIETALAGARRPAPALPS, from the coding sequence ATGATCCGAGTGGCGGTTCTCTTCGGCGGGCGTAGCACCGAACACGACGTGTCGTGCCGCTCGGCGGCGAGCGTCGTGCAGTATCTCGACCGGGGCCGCTACGAGGTCGTGCCGGTGCGCATCACCGTCGAGGGCGAGTGGATCGTCGGCGTGGACCGGGCCACGTCCGCCGTCGACGAGGCCGCGCTGCGCGAGATGACCCCGGAGCCGGACGGCTGGCGTCCCACCATCGTGGAGAGCCTGTTCCGTGCCCTGGAGGCGCTGCGCCACGTCGACGTCGTCATGCCGATCCTGCACGGGCCGTACGGCGAGGACGGCACGGTGCAGAGCGTGCTCGAGCTGGCCGGCATCCCGTACGTGGGCAGCGGCGTCCTGGCCAGCGCCACGTCGATGGACAAGGAGTTCACCAAGAAGATCCTCGCCGCCGAGGGCATCGCCGTCGCCGACGGTGTGGTGCTGCGCGACGACGCCGACGAGGTGACCGGCGCGGACCGGGCCGCCCTGGGGCTGCCCGCGTTCGTCAAGCCGGCCCGCGGCGGGTCCAGCATCGGCGTCTCCCGGGTCGACGACTGGGCGGCGCTGCCGGAGGCCGTCGAGGCGGCCCGGCTGTGCGACACGAAGGTGCTGGTCGAGGCCGGGGTGCCGGGCCGGGAGATCGACGTCGGCGTGCTCGAGCTGCCCGACGGGCGGCTGCTGGCCAGCCCGCCGCTGGAGATCCGGGTCGCCGACGACCACGGCTTCTTCGACTACGACGCGAAGTACCGCGAGGGGCTCACCGAGTTCGTCATCCCGGCCGACCTCGACGCGGACACGACGGCGTGGCTCAGCGCCGAGGCCGTACGGGTCTTCCGCACGCTCGGCTGCTCCGGACTGCTCCGGGTGGACTTCTTCGTCGAGCCGGGCAGGTCGCTCACGGTCAACGAGGTCAACACGATGCCCGGGCTCACCGCCATGTCGCAGTTCCCGCGGATGTGGAAGGCGGCCGGCACGCCGTACCCGGAGCTGCTGGACCTGTTGATCGAGACCGCGCTGGCCGGTGCCCGCCGGCCGGCGCCGGCGCTGCCGTCGTGA
- a CDS encoding TetR/AcrR family transcriptional regulator — MAAARGIRDRFREQMRREVKEAALRQLAEGGPHALSLNAIAKELGVSGPALYRYFAGRDALLIELVLDAYADLTAALTAAPLRPAGLAAAYRSWGVAQPHRYRLLFTGPLPGFDAWDERVTAAARAAMAPLLRAAGAGPAPEPALARQLRSWAGTADPAVSLHALTLWSRLHGFVSLEIEGHLAAMGLEPDLVFAAELRALDRLISN; from the coding sequence ATGGCTGCTGCGAGGGGGATCCGGGACCGTTTCCGGGAGCAGATGCGCCGCGAGGTCAAGGAGGCGGCGCTGCGTCAGCTCGCCGAGGGCGGTCCGCACGCCCTCTCGCTCAACGCGATCGCCAAGGAACTGGGCGTCTCCGGCCCGGCCCTCTACCGCTACTTCGCGGGGCGCGACGCCCTGCTCATCGAGCTGGTGCTGGACGCGTACGCCGATCTGACCGCGGCCCTGACCGCCGCGCCGCTGCGGCCGGCCGGCCTGGCGGCGGCGTACCGGTCCTGGGGTGTCGCCCAGCCGCACCGCTACCGGCTGCTGTTCACCGGGCCGCTGCCCGGCTTCGACGCCTGGGACGAGCGGGTGACCGCGGCCGCCCGGGCCGCGATGGCTCCGCTGCTGCGGGCCGCCGGCGCCGGACCCGCCCCCGAGCCGGCGCTGGCCCGGCAGCTGCGCTCCTGGGCGGGTACGGCCGACCCCGCCGTGTCCCTGCACGCGCTGACCCTCTGGAGCCGCCTGCACGGCTTCGTCAGCCTGGAGATCGAGGGGCATCTGGCCGCGATGGGCCTCGAGCCGGACCTCGTCTTCGCCGCGGAACTGCGCGCCCTGGACCGATTGATCAGTAACTGA
- a CDS encoding DUF6582 domain-containing protein, whose protein sequence is MAVTWKPVDEHGTLSAEERKKLPDSAYAFPGKRKEPLTDADHVRTALARFNQVKDVTDAERDEAFANIEAAARHYGIELTEKSWRELGKP, encoded by the coding sequence ATGGCTGTGACCTGGAAGCCCGTGGACGAGCACGGAACGCTGTCGGCGGAGGAGCGCAAGAAACTGCCGGACAGCGCGTACGCCTTCCCGGGCAAACGCAAGGAACCGCTCACCGACGCCGACCACGTCCGTACCGCCCTGGCCCGCTTCAACCAGGTCAAGGACGTCACCGACGCGGAACGGGACGAGGCGTTCGCCAACATCGAGGCGGCCGCCCGGCACTACGGGATCGAGCTGACCGAGAAGAGCTGGCGGGAGCTGGGCAAGCCGTGA
- a CDS encoding CAP domain-containing protein: protein MRSLIRADLERRVASIVNEERRKAGLPRLTTDPLLAEAARAHSADMAARGYFSHQSPEGTTAGHRVALTGYVFALVGENIAWGHENARQVMTAWMHSRGHKANILSPEYTQIGVGLAADRRGVLVWTQNFAIPG from the coding sequence ATGCGCTCCCTGATCCGAGCCGACCTCGAACGCAGGGTGGCGAGCATCGTCAACGAGGAACGCCGCAAGGCGGGGCTGCCCCGGCTGACCACGGATCCGCTGCTCGCCGAGGCGGCCCGCGCCCACTCGGCCGACATGGCGGCCCGCGGCTACTTCAGCCACCAGTCGCCGGAGGGCACCACGGCCGGGCACCGGGTGGCGCTGACCGGGTACGTCTTCGCGCTCGTCGGCGAGAACATCGCCTGGGGGCACGAGAACGCGCGGCAGGTCATGACGGCGTGGATGCACAGCCGGGGGCACAAGGCCAACATCCTCAGCCCGGAGTACACCCAGATCGGCGTGGGCCTCGCCGCCGACCGCCGGGGCGTCCTCGTCTGGACGCAGAACTTCGCCATCCCCGGGTGA
- a CDS encoding UDP-N-acetylglucosamine-transferase, with amino-acid sequence MTAKSIFVAIPAYRDSELVPTVLDLFAKARHPGRIRVGICWQRAAGDDLGPLRGDPRVAVTEADHRSSRGVGWARAETLQLYGGEDHYLQTDSHQRFAPHWDETLLDQLSRAPGDKPLLSSWCPGYTPDRPPAPADPLRMRFDAFDPTGMPFFEADPIADWRERAEPVPTGLVCGHLMFAAASFIAEVPNDPHIYFYGEEITTAVRAFTWGWDVSAPTRTVMWHLWGGHGRVRHWDDHNDPAAGRTWYDHELKSRRRVRNLLLHPAPGRYGVGPHRTVAQFEAYTGLRFAENRFEQPTPCAP; translated from the coding sequence GTGACCGCGAAGTCGATCTTCGTGGCGATCCCGGCGTACCGGGACAGCGAGCTGGTGCCGACCGTGCTGGACCTGTTCGCGAAGGCCCGCCACCCCGGCCGGATCCGGGTCGGCATCTGCTGGCAGCGCGCCGCCGGGGACGACCTCGGGCCGCTGCGCGGTGACCCGAGGGTCGCGGTGACCGAGGCCGACCACCGGTCCAGCCGGGGCGTCGGCTGGGCCCGGGCGGAAACCCTCCAGCTGTACGGCGGGGAGGACCACTACCTGCAGACCGACAGCCACCAGCGGTTCGCGCCGCACTGGGACGAGACGCTGCTCGACCAGCTCTCCCGGGCCCCCGGCGACAAGCCGCTGCTGTCCAGCTGGTGCCCCGGGTACACGCCGGACCGGCCACCGGCGCCCGCCGACCCGCTGCGCATGCGGTTCGACGCCTTCGACCCCACCGGCATGCCGTTCTTCGAGGCGGACCCGATCGCCGACTGGCGTGAGCGGGCCGAGCCAGTGCCCACCGGGCTCGTCTGCGGCCACCTGATGTTCGCCGCGGCGTCGTTCATTGCCGAGGTGCCCAACGACCCGCACATCTACTTCTACGGCGAGGAGATCACCACGGCGGTCCGCGCCTTCACGTGGGGGTGGGACGTCTCCGCGCCGACCCGTACGGTCATGTGGCACCTGTGGGGCGGTCACGGCCGGGTCCGGCACTGGGACGACCACAACGACCCCGCGGCCGGCCGCACCTGGTACGACCACGAGCTCAAGAGCCGCCGGCGCGTACGCAACCTGCTGCTGCACCCGGCCCCCGGACGGTACGGCGTCGGTCCGCACCGGACGGTCGCGCAGTTCGAGGCGTACACGGGACTGCGGTTCGCGGAGAACCGGTTCGAGCAGCCCACGCCATGCGCTCCCTGA
- a CDS encoding helix-turn-helix transcriptional regulator: MEQVRVALQASDPLSQAGIASYLQSRPELALLRSSERAEAKVLVVSCDRLTTDVVAMLRRSAAEIGSPVVLITNEITESELLTAVECRVVAILPRVAVTAERLVHSVLTAAKGGGVMPPNLVGELLKHIERLQRDVLTPNGLNASGLTPREIDVLRLMADGLDTNEIAGELCYSERTVKNVIYGVTHRLKLRNRSHAVAYALRAGMI, translated from the coding sequence GTGGAACAGGTTCGGGTTGCCCTGCAGGCTTCGGACCCGCTCAGCCAGGCCGGCATCGCCAGCTATCTTCAGTCCCGGCCGGAGCTGGCGCTGCTGCGCAGCAGCGAGCGCGCCGAGGCCAAGGTCCTCGTGGTCTCCTGCGACCGGCTCACCACCGATGTGGTCGCGATGCTGCGGCGGTCGGCCGCCGAGATCGGCTCGCCGGTCGTGCTCATCACCAACGAGATCACCGAGAGCGAGCTGCTGACCGCGGTCGAGTGCCGGGTCGTCGCGATCCTGCCCCGAGTCGCCGTCACCGCCGAGCGGCTCGTGCACAGTGTGCTCACCGCGGCCAAGGGCGGCGGCGTCATGCCCCCGAACCTCGTCGGCGAACTCCTCAAACACATCGAGCGGCTGCAGCGCGACGTGCTCACCCCGAACGGGCTCAACGCCTCCGGCCTCACCCCGCGCGAGATCGACGTGCTGCGGCTGATGGCCGACGGGCTGGACACCAACGAGATCGCCGGCGAGCTGTGCTATTCCGAGCGGACGGTGAAGAACGTCATCTACGGCGTCACCCACCGGCTCAAGCTGCGCAACCGCTCGCACGCGGTCGCGTACGCGCTGCGCGCCGGCATGATCTGA
- a CDS encoding AfsR/SARP family transcriptional regulator has product MATSSDDRLRVSVLGPVRAWLGEREIDLGPARQRALFAVLAASAGRLVGRDELIEGVWGEKPPATATGSVYTYISGLRRSLARGSSRSGHELLTSGPSGYALSLVPDDVDSERFAALCAGAAELQAAGDLTGTVAKLDEALRLWHGDAYAGLSVNRLELERAHLGERRLAAVEQRARIRMELGDDGLVADLAGLVRDHPLHEPLHELLMRALHRTGRQAEALEAFRNARRTLITELGVEPGPELRELHRLIQEGPAEPVRPVPQVVPTQVARALQDGVAGRQLVGRRAELRELRALVREVAEGHGTAVWIEGEPGIGKSELLTAAFAEAGAAGCQLAWGVADELDQHVPLQVVTRALGLETTSSDPRLAALATELHGTDSDDTGPAAVADRVLAYVRAACAVAPLVLVIDDLQWADESSVLFWDRLVAATRRLPLLLVAAARPEPNGRELAQLRRGVQARQGHVLMLHALPAEAVEELIAELVGAPVGPNLAMIIPRSGGNPLCARELTTALLRRGVVRIENGRADIDDSVRIDAPRSLLAVVRATLDFLSDDTQEVLRMAALLGAEFAVDDVVAVTGRSPFDLMANLEEALTANVVVDAGTDLAFRHPFLRQALYESIPAQVRATLHRHTAEVLDRGGSPVTRVAEQLAAETPVVDAWVVSWLTAHHAEVVKRVPRIAHQLLRRVLATDLPGAAQRETLLVALVKLDFRYDRYPMDEAREALAIATDPADRAEMRQLLAAMTFRRGDEDSAMALLSDAVHDPAVPEIWRTRHRVLLANFRRGGLDDLDRADRTAGAVYDEAVAAGQPYEAAFALQTTWLTNSIRRDHERALEYVDRALDIMRDHPDFAGMYFDLLDNRMFTLQNLDRLDEAERTLREAALFAIRHRLPGSLQVASAVQYYWLGRWDDALAEVSAVTDDAPGITFLGTREPGAVTMLLHGVAALIAAHRDDSDLAAGHLDAADTGPATDAERESCDFLLVARALVAEQQHRPAEALDLLGPLLVPEYAPMMLRHQWLPDAIRLALELGRTPIAERAAAICAEEAAKEVRPARAFAAAERCRALVGNDPEPALAAAAHYRAVGRVPELAAALEDAAVLLAANRRPHEAARYGAEAAELYTVLGARWDLRRTRRRLDDYGVLLERDVARRG; this is encoded by the coding sequence GTGGCGACATCGTCCGACGACCGGCTCCGGGTGTCGGTGCTGGGCCCCGTACGGGCCTGGCTCGGCGAACGGGAGATCGATCTGGGCCCGGCGCGACAGCGTGCGCTCTTCGCCGTCCTGGCCGCCAGCGCGGGGCGACTGGTCGGGCGGGACGAGCTGATCGAGGGGGTCTGGGGCGAGAAGCCACCCGCCACCGCCACCGGCAGCGTGTACACGTACATCTCGGGACTGCGGCGCAGCCTCGCCCGTGGATCGTCGCGATCCGGCCACGAGCTGCTGACCTCCGGCCCTTCGGGGTACGCGCTGAGCCTGGTCCCGGACGACGTGGACAGCGAACGGTTCGCGGCCCTCTGCGCCGGGGCGGCGGAGCTGCAGGCGGCCGGCGACCTGACCGGCACCGTGGCGAAGCTCGACGAGGCACTGCGGCTGTGGCACGGCGACGCGTACGCCGGCCTCTCGGTCAACCGCCTGGAGCTGGAACGCGCCCACCTGGGTGAGCGCCGCCTGGCCGCGGTCGAGCAGCGCGCCCGGATCCGCATGGAGCTGGGCGACGACGGCCTGGTCGCCGACCTCGCCGGGCTGGTCCGCGACCACCCGCTGCACGAGCCGCTGCACGAGTTGCTGATGCGCGCGCTGCACCGCACCGGCCGCCAGGCGGAGGCCCTCGAGGCCTTCCGCAACGCCCGCCGCACGCTCATCACCGAGCTGGGCGTCGAGCCCGGCCCCGAGCTGCGCGAGCTGCACCGCCTGATCCAGGAGGGTCCCGCCGAGCCCGTCCGGCCGGTGCCGCAGGTGGTGCCCACCCAGGTCGCCCGGGCGCTGCAGGACGGCGTCGCCGGGCGTCAGCTCGTCGGGCGCAGGGCGGAGCTGAGGGAGCTGCGCGCGCTGGTCCGCGAGGTCGCCGAGGGGCACGGCACCGCCGTCTGGATCGAGGGCGAACCGGGCATCGGCAAGTCCGAGCTGCTCACCGCGGCCTTCGCCGAGGCCGGGGCCGCCGGGTGCCAGCTGGCCTGGGGTGTCGCCGACGAGCTGGACCAGCACGTACCGCTGCAGGTGGTGACGCGGGCGCTCGGCCTGGAGACCACCTCGTCGGACCCGCGGCTGGCGGCCCTCGCGACCGAGCTGCACGGCACCGACTCCGACGACACCGGTCCCGCCGCCGTGGCCGACCGGGTGCTCGCGTACGTCCGGGCCGCCTGCGCGGTCGCGCCGCTCGTGCTGGTGATCGACGACCTGCAGTGGGCCGACGAGTCCAGCGTGCTGTTCTGGGACCGCCTGGTCGCCGCCACCCGGCGGCTGCCGCTGCTGCTCGTGGCCGCCGCCCGGCCGGAGCCCAACGGCCGCGAGCTCGCCCAGCTGCGCCGCGGCGTCCAGGCCCGGCAGGGACACGTCCTGATGCTGCACGCGCTGCCCGCGGAGGCCGTCGAGGAGCTGATCGCCGAGCTGGTCGGCGCCCCGGTCGGGCCCAACCTCGCCATGATCATCCCTCGCTCCGGCGGCAATCCCCTGTGCGCGCGGGAGCTCACCACGGCGCTGTTACGCCGCGGGGTGGTCCGCATCGAGAACGGCCGCGCCGACATCGACGACTCCGTCCGGATCGACGCGCCGCGCTCGCTGCTCGCGGTGGTCCGGGCCACGCTCGACTTCCTCAGCGACGACACCCAGGAAGTGCTGCGGATGGCCGCCCTGCTGGGCGCGGAGTTCGCGGTCGACGACGTGGTCGCGGTAACCGGCCGTTCCCCGTTCGACCTGATGGCCAACCTCGAGGAGGCGCTGACCGCCAACGTCGTGGTCGACGCCGGCACCGACCTCGCGTTCCGGCACCCGTTCCTGCGCCAGGCCCTGTACGAGAGCATCCCCGCCCAGGTCCGGGCCACCCTGCACCGGCACACCGCGGAGGTGCTGGACCGCGGCGGCAGCCCGGTGACCCGGGTGGCCGAGCAGCTCGCCGCCGAGACGCCGGTGGTGGACGCGTGGGTGGTCTCGTGGCTCACCGCCCACCACGCCGAGGTGGTCAAGCGGGTGCCGCGGATCGCGCACCAGCTGCTGCGGCGGGTCCTCGCCACCGATCTGCCCGGGGCTGCGCAGCGGGAGACGCTGCTCGTCGCCCTGGTCAAGCTCGACTTCCGCTACGACCGCTACCCGATGGACGAGGCCCGCGAGGCGCTCGCCATCGCGACCGACCCCGCGGACCGGGCCGAGATGCGGCAGCTGCTCGCCGCGATGACGTTCCGCCGCGGGGACGAGGACAGCGCGATGGCCCTGCTCAGCGACGCGGTGCACGACCCGGCGGTGCCGGAGATCTGGCGTACGCGGCACCGCGTCCTGCTGGCCAACTTCCGTCGCGGCGGCCTCGACGACCTGGACCGGGCCGACCGCACAGCCGGCGCGGTGTACGACGAGGCGGTGGCGGCGGGGCAGCCGTACGAGGCCGCCTTCGCCCTGCAGACCACCTGGCTGACCAACTCGATCCGCCGCGACCACGAACGCGCCCTCGAGTACGTCGACCGCGCGCTGGACATCATGCGCGACCACCCGGACTTCGCGGGCATGTACTTCGACCTGCTCGACAACCGGATGTTCACGCTGCAGAACCTGGACCGGCTGGACGAGGCCGAGCGGACGCTGCGCGAGGCCGCCCTGTTCGCGATCCGGCACCGCCTGCCCGGCAGCCTCCAGGTCGCCTCGGCGGTGCAGTACTACTGGCTGGGCCGCTGGGACGACGCGCTCGCGGAGGTCAGCGCGGTCACCGACGACGCGCCGGGTATCACGTTCCTGGGCACGCGGGAGCCGGGCGCGGTCACCATGCTGCTGCACGGCGTCGCCGCGCTCATCGCCGCGCACCGCGACGACTCCGACCTCGCCGCCGGGCACCTGGACGCGGCCGACACCGGACCGGCCACCGACGCCGAACGCGAGAGCTGCGACTTCCTGCTCGTCGCCCGCGCGCTCGTGGCGGAACAGCAGCACCGCCCGGCCGAGGCCCTGGACCTGCTCGGCCCGCTGCTCGTGCCCGAGTACGCCCCGATGATGCTGCGCCACCAATGGCTCCCCGACGCGATCCGGCTGGCACTGGAGCTGGGGCGTACGCCCATCGCCGAGCGCGCGGCCGCCATCTGCGCGGAGGAGGCCGCCAAGGAGGTGCGGCCCGCCCGCGCGTTCGCCGCCGCCGAACGGTGCCGCGCACTGGTCGGCAACGACCCCGAGCCCGCGCTGGCGGCGGCCGCGCACTACCGGGCGGTGGGCAGGGTGCCGGAGCTCGCGGCGGCCCTGGAGGACGCGGCCGTGCTGCTCGCCGCCAACCGCCGCCCGCACGAGGCGGCCCGGTACGGCGCCGAGGCCGCGGAGCTCTACACGGTCCTGGGCGCCCGCTGGGACCTGCGCCGGACCCGCCGCCGCCTGGACGACTACGGGGTCCTGCTGGAACGCGACGTCGCTAGGAGAGGCTGA